The following coding sequences are from one Streptococcus mitis window:
- a CDS encoding alpha-amylase, which produces MQNQTLMQYFEWYLPHDGQHWTRLAEDAPHLAHLGISHVWMPPAFKATNEKDVGYGVYDLFDLGEFNQKGTVRTKYGFKEDYLQAIQALKAQGIQPMADVVLNHKAAADHMEAFQVIEVDPVDRTVELGEPFTINGWTSFTFDGRQDTYNDFHWHWYHFTGTDYDAKRRKSGIYLIQGDNKGWANEELVDNENGNYDYLMYADLDFKHPEVIQNIYDWADWFMETTGVAGFRLDAVKHIDSFFMSNFIRDMKEKYGEDFYVFGEFWNPDKEANLDYLEKTEERFDLVDVRLHQNLFEASQAGANYDLRGIFTDSLVELKPYKAVTFVDNHDTQRGQALESTVEEWFKPAAYALILLRQDGLPCVFYGDYYGISGQYAQQDFKEVLDRLLAIRKDLAYGEQNDYFDDPNCIGWVRSGAENQSPIAVLISNDQENSKSMFVGQEWANQTFVDLLENHLGQVTIDEEGYGQFPVSTASVSVWAANTI; this is translated from the coding sequence ATGCAAAATCAAACACTCATGCAATACTTTGAATGGTATCTGCCCCACGATGGTCAGCACTGGACGCGTCTGGCTGAAGATGCTCCACACCTAGCTCATCTGGGGATTAGCCACGTCTGGATGCCACCAGCTTTTAAGGCAACCAATGAAAAAGATGTAGGTTATGGGGTCTATGACTTATTCGACTTAGGAGAGTTTAATCAAAAAGGAACTGTCCGCACCAAGTATGGTTTTAAAGAGGACTATCTTCAAGCCATTCAAGCCCTAAAAGCACAGGGAATTCAACCTATGGCCGATGTGGTGCTCAATCACAAGGCTGCTGCTGATCACATGGAAGCCTTTCAGGTTATTGAAGTGGATCCTGTAGACCGTACAGTTGAACTTGGGGAACCCTTCACCATCAATGGCTGGACTAGCTTTACCTTCGATGGTCGCCAAGATACCTACAATGACTTCCACTGGCACTGGTACCACTTCACCGGTACAGACTATGATGCCAAACGCCGAAAGTCTGGGATTTATCTGATTCAAGGAGACAACAAGGGGTGGGCAAATGAGGAATTGGTCGATAATGAAAACGGTAACTATGACTACCTCATGTATGCCGACCTAGACTTTAAACATCCTGAAGTCATCCAAAATATCTATGACTGGGCTGACTGGTTCATGGAAACGACTGGTGTAGCTGGTTTCCGCTTGGATGCCGTTAAACACATTGACTCTTTCTTCATGAGCAATTTTATCCGTGATATGAAGGAAAAATACGGTGAGGATTTCTATGTTTTTGGTGAATTTTGGAATCCTGACAAGGAAGCCAATCTAGACTATCTTGAAAAAACGGAAGAACGATTCGACCTTGTTGATGTTCGTCTCCACCAGAATCTCTTTGAAGCCAGTCAAGCTGGCGCAAACTATGACCTTCGTGGTATTTTCACAGATAGCTTGGTTGAACTCAAACCTTACAAGGCTGTAACCTTTGTCGACAACCACGATACCCAACGTGGTCAGGCTCTTGAGTCTACTGTTGAAGAATGGTTCAAACCAGCAGCCTATGCCCTCATTCTATTACGCCAAGACGGCCTTCCATGTGTCTTTTACGGAGACTACTATGGGATTTCAGGGCAGTATGCTCAGCAAGATTTCAAAGAAGTCCTTGACCGCCTCCTAGCTATCCGAAAAGATTTGGCTTATGGAGAACAAAATGACTACTTTGATGATCCTAACTGTATTGGTTGGGTACGCTCAGGCGCTGAAAATCAATCCCCAATCGCAGTCTTGATTTCAAATGACCAAGAAAACAGCAAATCAATGTTTGTCGGCCAAGAATGGGCTAACCAAACCTTTGTAGATTTACTTGAAAACCACCTAGGTCAAGTTACAATTGATGAGGAAGGTTATGGACAATTTCCAGTCTCAACTGCTTCGGTAAGTGTCTGGGCAGCCAATACAATCTAA
- the alaS gene encoding alanine--tRNA ligase: MKQLSSAQVRQMWLDFWATKGHSVEPSVSLVPVNDPTLLWINSGVATLKKYFDGTIIPENPRITNAQKAIRTNDIENVGKTARHHTMFEMLGNFSIGDYFRDEAITWAYELLTSPEWFDFPAEKLYMTYYPDDKDSYNRWIEVGVDPSHLIPIEDNFWEIGAGPSGPDTEIFFDRGEAFDPENIGIRLLAEDIENDRYIEIWNIVLSQFNADPAVPRSEYKELPHKNIDTGAGLERLVAVIQGAKTNFETDLFMPIIREVEKLSGKVYDQDGDNMSFKVIADHIRSLSFAIGDGALPGNEGRGYVLRRLLRRASMHGQKLGINEPFLYKLVPTVGKIMESYYPEVLEKHDFIEKIVKSEEESFARTLHSGQHFAQGIVADLKEKGQSVIAGSDVFKLYDTYGFPVELTEEIAEEAGMTVDREGFEAAMKEQQERARASAVKGGSMGMQNETLQNITVESVFNYNASQLSSKLVAIVADNAEVEAVSEGTTSLIFAETPFYAEMGGQVADHGQILDESGKVVATVTNVQKAPNGQALHTVEVLAPLALNQEYTLAIDTNRRHRVMKNHTATHLLHAALHNILGSHATQAGSLNEVEFLRFDFTHFQAVTAEELRAIEQQVNEKIWEALEVKTVETDIDTAKEMGAMALFGEKYGKEVRVVTIGDYSIELCGGTHVGNTSEIGLFKIVKEEGIGSGTRRILAVTGKEAFEAYREQEDALKAVAATLKAPQVKEVPHKVEGLQEQLRQLQKENAELKEKAAAAAAGDIFKEVKEVNGHRYIASQVSVSDAGALRTFADNWKQKDYSDLLVLVAAIGDKVNVLVASKTKDLHAGNLVKELAPIVDGRGGGKPDMAMAGGSNQAKIQELLDAVAGKL; the protein is encoded by the coding sequence ATGAAACAACTATCTAGTGCACAAGTACGCCAAATGTGGCTTGATTTCTGGGCGACCAAAGGTCACTCAGTAGAACCATCAGTGAGTTTGGTTCCTGTAAATGACCCAACTCTTTTGTGGATCAACTCTGGGGTAGCAACCCTTAAGAAATACTTTGACGGGACCATCATCCCTGAAAATCCCCGTATTACCAATGCGCAAAAGGCTATCCGTACCAATGACATCGAAAACGTAGGGAAAACTGCTCGTCATCATACCATGTTTGAAATGTTGGGGAACTTCTCTATCGGGGATTACTTCCGTGACGAAGCGATCACTTGGGCTTATGAGCTTTTGACAAGCCCTGAATGGTTTGATTTTCCTGCTGAAAAACTATACATGACCTACTATCCAGATGATAAAGATTCTTATAACCGCTGGATTGAAGTGGGAGTGGATCCAAGTCACTTGATTCCAATCGAGGACAACTTCTGGGAAATCGGTGCAGGACCTTCTGGACCAGATACAGAAATCTTCTTTGACCGTGGAGAAGCCTTTGACCCAGAAAATATCGGTATTCGCCTGCTTGCAGAAGATATCGAAAACGACCGTTACATCGAAATCTGGAACATCGTTTTGTCACAATTTAACGCAGATCCTGCTGTTCCTCGTAGCGAGTACAAGGAATTGCCACATAAGAACATTGATACGGGCGCTGGTTTGGAGCGTTTGGTAGCCGTTATCCAAGGGGCTAAGACTAACTTTGAAACGGACCTCTTCATGCCAATCATTCGTGAAGTGGAGAAATTGTCTGGTAAGGTCTATGACCAAGATGGCGATAACATGAGCTTCAAGGTTATCGCTGACCACATCCGTTCTCTTTCATTTGCCATCGGTGATGGTGCCCTTCCAGGAAATGAAGGTCGTGGTTATGTCCTTCGTCGTCTTCTCCGTCGTGCTTCTATGCATGGTCAAAAATTGGGTATCAACGAGCCTTTCCTTTACAAACTCGTTCCAACTGTTGGAAAAATCATGGAAAGCTACTATCCAGAAGTGCTTGAGAAACATGACTTTATTGAGAAAATCGTTAAGAGCGAAGAAGAATCATTTGCGCGTACTCTTCACTCAGGTCAACACTTTGCCCAAGGCATTGTAGCAGACTTGAAAGAAAAAGGTCAATCTGTCATTGCTGGTTCAGATGTATTCAAACTTTATGACACTTATGGATTCCCAGTTGAATTGACTGAAGAAATCGCTGAAGAAGCTGGGATGACTGTGGACCGTGAAGGATTTGAAGCAGCCATGAAAGAACAGCAAGAGCGTGCGCGTGCCTCAGCTGTCAAGGGTGGCTCAATGGGGATGCAAAATGAAACCCTTCAAAACATCACTGTAGAAAGTGTCTTCAACTACAATGCTAGCCAATTGTCTTCTAAATTGGTGGCTATCGTGGCTGACAATGCAGAAGTAGAAGCTGTGTCAGAAGGAACTACCTCTCTTATCTTTGCGGAAACGCCATTCTATGCTGAAATGGGTGGACAGGTCGCTGACCATGGACAAATCTTGGATGAGTCAGGTAAGGTTGTGGCTACTGTGACAAATGTTCAAAAAGCACCAAACGGACAAGCTCTTCATACAGTTGAAGTCCTTGCACCGCTTGCCTTGAACCAAGAATATACCTTGGCAATCGATACAAATCGTCGTCACCGTGTCATGAAAAACCACACTGCGACTCACTTGCTTCACGCTGCCCTTCACAATATCCTTGGAAGCCATGCAACTCAGGCAGGATCTCTTAATGAAGTTGAATTCCTCCGCTTTGACTTTACCCACTTCCAAGCAGTGACTGCTGAAGAATTGCGCGCGATTGAACAGCAAGTCAACGAGAAAATCTGGGAAGCTCTTGAAGTGAAGACAGTTGAAACGGATATTGACACTGCCAAGGAAATGGGAGCTATGGCCCTCTTTGGTGAGAAATACGGCAAGGAAGTCCGTGTTGTTACTATCGGTGACTACTCTATCGAGCTTTGTGGGGGTACCCACGTTGGCAACACTTCTGAAATTGGCCTTTTCAAGATTGTCAAAGAAGAAGGTATCGGATCAGGAACTCGCCGTATTTTAGCAGTGACTGGTAAGGAAGCCTTTGAAGCCTACCGTGAACAAGAAGACGCTCTTAAAGCTGTCGCAGCAACCTTGAAAGCACCTCAAGTCAAGGAAGTACCTCACAAGGTAGAAGGACTTCAAGAACAACTTCGTCAACTTCAAAAAGAAAATGCTGAATTGAAAGAAAAAGCCGCAGCGGCTGCTGCAGGCGATATCTTCAAGGAGGTTAAGGAAGTCAACGGTCACCGTTACATTGCTAGCCAAGTATCTGTATCTGACGCTGGTGCCCTTCGTACTTTTGCGGATAACTGGAAACAAAAAGACTACTCTGATCTTCTTGTCCTAGTTGCTGCTATCGGTGACAAAGTCAATGTTCTTGTAGCAAGCAAGACAAAAGACCTTCATGCAGGAAATCTTGTCAAAGAATTGGCACCAATCGTCGATGGACGTGGTGGTGGTAAACCAGACATGGCCATGGCAGGAGGAAGCAACCAAGCTAAGATCCAAGAATTGTTGGATGCAGTAGCAGGTAAATTGTAA